In one Arachis duranensis cultivar V14167 chromosome 9, aradu.V14167.gnm2.J7QH, whole genome shotgun sequence genomic region, the following are encoded:
- the LOC107466958 gene encoding photosystem I reaction center subunit II, chloroplastic: MAMATQASLFTPPLSASKPSDRAWKQPPAVSFTTAKPQLRFATIRASAAEEKVEAAAPAAEKEEAPVGFTPPELDPNTPSPIFGGSTGGLLRKAQVEEFYVITWDSPKEQIFEMPTGGAAIMRQGPNLLKLARKEQCLALGTRLRSKYKIKYQFYRVFPNGEVQYLHPKDGVYPEKVNPGRQGVGQNFRSIGKNVSPIEVKFTGKQPYDL; this comes from the coding sequence ATGGCAATGGCAACACAAGCCTCCCTCTTCACTCCACCACTCTCTGCTTCCAAGCCCAGCGACCGTGCATGGAAGCAACCACCCGCAGTGTCCTTCACCACCGCAAAGCCCCAGCTCAGGTTCGCAACCATAAGAGCTTCGGCTGCAGAGGAGAAAGTAGAGGCTGCAGCACCTGCGGCTGAGAAGGAGGAGGCACCAGTGGGGTTCACCCCACCTGAGCTGGATCCAAACACGCCATCCCCAATATTCGGAGGAAGCACTGGAGGACTATTGAGGAAGGCCCAAGTGGAAGAGTTCTATGTGATAACATGGGATTCCCCGAAAGAACAGATCTTTGAGATGCCCACAGGTGGCGCCGCCATAATGAGGCAGGGTCCGAACCTTCTGAAGCTTGCAAGGAAAGAGCAGTGCCTTGCGCTTGGGACAAGGCTTCGGTCAAAGTACAAGATCAAGTACCAGTTCTATAGGGTCTTCCCCAATGGCGAGGTCCAATACTTGCATCCCAAGGATGGTGTCTACCCTGAGAAAGTCAACCCTGGTCGCCAAGGTGTTGGTCAGAACTTCAGGTCCATTGGCAAGAACGTTAGCCCCATTGAGGTTAAGTTCACTGGCAAACAACCCTATGATTTGTAA
- the LOC107466957 gene encoding uncharacterized protein LOC107466957 translates to MGFSTSPFHCILFDLDDTLYSSTLGIDKCVKKNIELFLIEKCGFSHTQASTLRVELFKNYGSTLAGLRALGYDITAEDYHSFVHGRLPYEVIKPDIQLRNLLCSINQRKLIFTNSDRVHALTVLDRLGIKDCFEQITCFETINPNLPNATRPDEFPVLLKPSLEAFKVALQAANVDPRHTLFLDDSARNIAAGKETGLHTALVGKTVKCKGADYAVESVHSVPQVIPEIWVSEMDGADETLTRSKSDLEAVLTTAAVGA, encoded by the exons ATGGGATTCTCCACTTCTCCCTTCCATTGCATCCTCTTCG ATTTGGATGACACCTTGTACTCATCAACCCTGGGAATCGACAAGTGCGTGAAGAAGAACATCGAACTCTTCCTCATCGAGAAATGTGGATTCTCCCACACGCAAGCCTCCACACTCCGCGTTGAACTCTTCAAAAATTACGGAAGCACCCTCGCCGGTTTGCGT GCACTAGGCTACGACATAACTGCAGAAGATTACCACAG TTTCGTGCACGGAAGGCTACCGTACGAGGTGATCAAGCCTGATATCCAGTTACGCAACCTCCTATGCAGTATCAACCAAAGGAAACTT ATATTTACCAACTCGGACCGGGTTCACGCGCTGACGGTGTTGGACCGCCTTGGTATAAAGGACTGCTTCGAACAGATCACATGCTTCGAGACCATTAACCCGAACCTACCCAACGCAACCCGACCCGATGAGTTCCCGGTTCTCCTCAAACCGTCGCTGGAAGCCTTTAAGGTCGCTCTCCAAGCTGCCAACGTGGATCCACGTCACACG TTGTTTCTGGATGACAGCGCTCGCAATATTGCGGCGGGAAAAGAAACGGGTCTTCACACAGCTCTG GTTGGGAAGACAGTGAAATGTAAAGGAGCAGATTATGCTGTGGAGAGTGTGCACAGTGTTCCTCAAGTAATTCCCGAGATATGGGTAAGCGAAATGGACGGTGCTGATGAAACGTTGACACGTTCTAAGAGCGATCTAGAGGCTGTGCTAACCACTGCAGCAGTTGGAGCCTGa
- the LOC107466955 gene encoding thermospermine synthase ACAULIS5: MGEVALSNGQSHSLNGYRKSCWYEEEIEDNLRWCFALNSILHTGASQYQDIALLDTKPFGKALVIDGKLQSAETDEFIYHECLVHPPVLHHPNPKNVFIMGGGEGSTARELLRHNTIDQVIMCDIDEEVVDFCKSYLVANGEAFCDPRLKVIINDARAELEAGKERYDVIVGDLADPIDGGPCYKLYTKSFYEFTVKPRLKEGGIFVTQAGPAGIFSHTEIFSSIYNTLRQVFKYVVAYSAHIPSYADIWGWIMASDFPLELNAEEIDLRMRQRIKGENRYLDGKTFSSASTLSKVVRNSLDNETHVYTEEAARFIHGHGKHT, translated from the exons ATGGGTGAGGTAGCTCTCTCAAATGGGCAGAGCCATTCTCTGAATGGTTATAGGAAGAGCTGTTGgtatgaagaagagattgaagacAACTTAAGATGGTGTTTTGCTCTTAATAG TATATTGCATACAGGAGCTAGCCAATACCAAGATATTGCACTTTTGGACACAAAGCCCTTTGGAAAG GCATTGGTAATTGATGGGAAGCTTCAGAGTGCTGAGACAGATGAATTTATCTACCATGAATGTCTTGTTCATCCACCAGTCCTTCACCATCCTAA CCCAAAGAATGTTTTTATTATGGGGGGAGGAGAAGGATCCACTGCAAGAGAACTGCTGAGGCATAACACCATTGACCAAGTTATAATGTGTGACATTGATgag GAGGTGGTGGACTTTTGCAAATCATACTTGGTAGCTAATGGGGAAGCTTTCTGTGATCCAAGACTTAAGGTCATCATCAATGATGCCAG GGCTGAGCTAGAAGCTGGAAAAGAGAGGTATGATGTGATAGTTGGGGACTTAGCAGACCCCATTGATGGAGGCCCTTGTTATAAACTTTACACAAAATCCTTCTATGAATTCACTGTCAAACCAAGACTGAAGGAGGGTGGCATATTTGTGACACAG GCAGGACCTGCTGGAATATTCAGCCACACTGAGATCTTTTCATCTATCTACAACACATTAAGACAGGTTTTTAAGT ATGTTGTGGCTTACTCAGCTCATATCCCATCCTATGCTGATATCTGGGGATGGATCATG GCTTCAGATTTTCCATTAGAGCTGAATGCAGAAGAGATAGACCTGAGAATGAGACAAAGGATTAAGGGAGAAAATAGATATCTGGATGGCAAAACATTCTCATCAGCCTCAACATTGAGCAAAGTTGTTCGCAATTC GTTGGACAATGAAACTCATGTATACACAGAGGAAGCTGCAAGGTTCATACATGGCCATGGCAAGCACACTTAA